In a genomic window of Mercenaria mercenaria strain notata chromosome 19, MADL_Memer_1, whole genome shotgun sequence:
- the LOC123543886 gene encoding uncharacterized protein LOC123543886 yields MENNKIHYIDGSDLRNLVFLTENMPKPVEISFSHNPLLCNCQSEAFISWLSSYFETNKRRKYTCTLDGDDIVVDDKAVDEAKFLCIRSRVVAVSVSTGIAIFFIISLAITFTVYRKRKREIVRKRANFLEDFKNGLLEQKFLCFVSFSSEDEGHDIGLIYEKLRESLKALTGIEQEVVRFGDKHINPGFPIVDEILRCVSESCVAFFVVSNSFCESRWCQMEIREAYQLKKPIILICKEDIDLTIMTPLMLKIFRQFTRAKFVTNENDQMELVPDFSHFSSSILKLAALRYEEGTY; encoded by the coding sequence ATGGAAAACAATAAGATACACTATATTGATGGTTCCGACTTGCGCAATCTCGTTTTCCTAACAGAAAATATGCCAAAACCTGTCGAAATCAGTTTTTCTCATAATCCATTGCTCTGCAATTGCCAGTCGGAAGCGTTTATTTCATGGTTATCTTCGTATTTCGAAACAAACAAAAGACGAAAGTATACTTGTACCTTAGATGGCGATGATATTGTAGTTGATGATAAAGCAGTTGACGAAGCAAAGTTCCTGTGCATACGTTCAAGAGTAGTGGCAGTTTCAGTGTCAACGGGTATAGCAATTTTCTTCATCATCTCTCTAGCTATTACGTTCACCGTATACAGGAAACGAAAACGAGAAATTGTACGAAAAAGGGCAAACTTTCTAGAAGATTTTAAAAACGGATTACTGGAACAGaagtttttatgttttgtatcGTTTTCCAGTGAAGACGAAGGACATGACATCGGTCTAATTTATGAAAAGCTAAGAGAATCGTTGAAAGCATTGACGGGAATAGAGCAAGAAGTAGTACGTTTTGGTGATAAACATATTAATCCAGGATTTCCGATCGTTGATGAAATATTGCGATGTGTATCAGAGAGCTGTGTCGCATTTTTTGTGGTTTCAAACAGTTTCTGTGAAAGCCGCTGGTGTCAAATGGAAATTCGTGAAGCCTACCAACTTAAGAAACCCATTATTCTTATTTGCAAAGAGGATATTGACTTAACAATAATGACACCTTTgatgttgaaaatatttagacAGTTTACACGAGCCAAATTCGTTACTAATGAAAATGATCAAATGGAACTTGTACCAGACTTCAGTCATTTTTCAAGTTCAATTCTTAAACTCGCAGCCTTGCGGTACGAAGAAGGTACTTACTAG